The Lonsdalea populi genome window below encodes:
- the citG gene encoding triphosphoribosyl-dephospho-CoA synthase CitG yields the protein MPISPLADARLAQPDVFGFVARVALPLPDIDQRVVQALTVEVMLTPKPGLVDRANNGAHHDMDVPLFQKSIRAMTPWLRRFIDVGYEHADASPKQLLAQVRPVGIACEQAMLAATQGVNTHKGGIFACGLLCSAAGWLAANGVALTQRSLCQTVADMCRDLVRDELFPSRRAATAGEQLFQRYGLTGARGEAASGFQTVTRLALPAYRQALGEYDREMALLHTLVVLMAHNPDTNIVSRGGMEGLAFVQRYAADLLAQGVTIPRLQAMDRALTARHLSPGGTADLLALTWLLHHYPAE from the coding sequence ATGCCTATTTCCCCGCTGGCTGACGCCCGGCTGGCACAGCCTGACGTTTTTGGGTTTGTCGCTCGCGTGGCGCTGCCTCTGCCGGATATCGACCAGCGGGTGGTGCAGGCGCTGACGGTGGAGGTCATGCTGACGCCGAAACCGGGTCTGGTGGACCGGGCGAACAACGGCGCGCACCACGACATGGACGTGCCGCTGTTTCAGAAAAGCATCAGGGCGATGACGCCGTGGCTGCGTCGTTTTATCGACGTAGGGTATGAGCATGCGGACGCGTCGCCTAAGCAGCTATTGGCACAGGTTCGGCCCGTCGGCATCGCTTGCGAACAGGCCATGCTCGCGGCGACGCAGGGCGTCAACACGCACAAAGGCGGCATCTTTGCCTGCGGTCTGCTGTGCAGCGCTGCGGGCTGGCTGGCGGCGAACGGCGTGGCGCTGACGCAGCGGAGCTTATGCCAAACGGTGGCGGATATGTGTCGCGATCTGGTGCGCGACGAGCTGTTTCCATCTCGTCGCGCGGCGACGGCCGGAGAGCAGTTGTTCCAGCGTTATGGGCTGACCGGCGCGCGCGGAGAGGCCGCCAGCGGCTTTCAGACGGTAACCCGACTGGCGCTGCCTGCCTATCGACAGGCGCTTGGCGAGTACGATCGGGAAATGGCGTTGCTGCACACGCTGGTGGTGCTGATGGCGCACAATCCGGACACCAACATCGTGTCTCGCGGCGGGATGGAAGGGCTGGCGTTCGTCCAGCGTTATGCGGCCGATCTGCTGGCGCAGGGCGTCACCATTCCCCGTTTACAGGCGATGGACCGCGCCTTGACCGCGCGTCATCTCAGTCCTGGCGGCACGGCCGATCTTCTGGCGCTGACCTGGTTGCTACATCATTATCCTGCCGAATAA
- the citX gene encoding citrate lyase holo-[acyl-carrier protein] synthase, which translates to MSNVTALSPATVSLERLLEAKERRAARQQALLAQHHVPLVSLTLVTPGPVKDSPLYRRAMEEAVTAFDALSREQSWPVAEHQLHWQATGAEGFWAVDGDALAIKRAAVTLEDSHPLGRLWDFDVFCPRSGALNRSRLERAGRSCLLCDEPAHVCARSRRHPLPVVIARIEERLNAYFPAG; encoded by the coding sequence ATGAGTAACGTGACGGCGCTGTCGCCCGCAACGGTTTCGCTGGAACGCCTGCTGGAGGCGAAAGAGCGAAGAGCCGCCCGGCAGCAGGCGCTGCTGGCGCAGCACCATGTTCCTTTGGTGTCGCTAACGCTGGTGACGCCGGGGCCGGTCAAAGACTCGCCGCTGTACCGCCGCGCAATGGAAGAGGCCGTGACGGCGTTCGATGCCTTGAGTCGCGAACAAAGCTGGCCGGTAGCGGAACATCAACTGCACTGGCAGGCGACGGGCGCGGAAGGATTCTGGGCGGTGGACGGCGATGCGCTGGCGATCAAACGCGCCGCCGTGACCCTCGAAGACTCGCATCCGCTCGGGCGGCTGTGGGACTTCGACGTATTCTGCCCGCGGTCCGGTGCGCTCAATCGCTCACGTCTTGAACGTGCTGGTCGCAGCTGTCTGTTGTGCGATGAGCCAGCCCATGTCTGCGCGCGCTCGCGTCGGCATCCGTTGCCCGTCGTCATCGCCCGGATCGAGGAGAGGCTAAATGCCTATTTCCCCGCTGGCTGA
- the citF gene encoding citrate lyase subunit alpha: protein MSNIIETLRQQFPDKSELQPFVDANHNTPWLNDLTQKHERKLCADLQEAIVKSGLKDGMTISFHHHFREGDKVINKVMDTLADMEFKDLTLASSSLMSCNAPLVKHIRNGVISKIYTSGMRGKLADAVSHGLMKEPVQIHSHGGRVHLLQSGELKIDVAFLGVPCSDEFGNANGTDGKSRCGSLGYAMVDAEFARNVVLLTESLVPFPNMPASIVQDQVDYIVQVEEVGDPAKISVGAARVTSNPRELLIARSAADVIEHSGYFKPGFSIQTGSGAASTACTRFLEDRMQKQNIVARFALGGITGSIVDLHEKGLIEKLLDTQCFDANAVASLATNPNHVEISTNVYANPTAKAACCDQLDVVILSALEIDMNFNVNVITGSDGVMRGASGGHCDVATAANLTIVVAPLIRSRIPTVVRHVTTCVTPGESIDVLVTDHGIAVNPARPEVAEQLTAAGLTVMPIEALYERAVALVGKPKPIAFHDRIVGVIRYRDGSVIDVVRQVKEDDE, encoded by the coding sequence ATGAGCAACATTATTGAAACGCTGCGTCAGCAGTTTCCGGATAAAAGCGAATTACAGCCGTTCGTCGACGCCAACCACAACACGCCGTGGCTGAACGATCTGACTCAGAAGCACGAGCGCAAGCTGTGCGCCGATTTGCAAGAGGCCATCGTTAAAAGCGGTCTGAAAGACGGGATGACCATCTCCTTCCATCACCATTTCCGTGAAGGGGACAAGGTGATCAACAAGGTGATGGATACGCTGGCGGACATGGAATTCAAAGACCTGACGCTAGCCTCCAGCTCGCTGATGAGCTGCAACGCGCCGCTGGTCAAACACATTCGCAACGGGGTGATTAGTAAGATTTACACCTCGGGGATGCGCGGCAAGCTGGCCGACGCCGTTTCGCACGGGTTGATGAAAGAGCCGGTGCAGATCCACTCTCACGGCGGCCGCGTGCACCTGCTGCAAAGCGGCGAACTGAAGATAGACGTCGCCTTTCTGGGCGTGCCGTGCAGCGACGAGTTCGGCAACGCCAACGGCACGGACGGCAAATCCCGCTGCGGCTCGCTGGGCTACGCGATGGTGGATGCGGAGTTCGCTCGCAACGTCGTGCTGCTGACCGAGAGTCTGGTGCCGTTTCCCAATATGCCCGCCAGCATCGTGCAGGATCAGGTGGACTACATCGTGCAGGTCGAAGAGGTCGGCGATCCGGCCAAAATCAGCGTCGGCGCGGCGCGCGTGACCAGCAATCCGCGTGAACTGCTGATCGCCCGCTCCGCCGCTGATGTGATTGAACATTCCGGCTATTTCAAACCCGGCTTCTCTATCCAGACCGGCTCCGGCGCGGCCTCCACCGCTTGCACCCGCTTCCTCGAAGATCGGATGCAGAAGCAGAACATCGTGGCGCGTTTCGCCCTTGGCGGCATCACCGGCAGCATCGTCGATCTGCATGAAAAAGGGTTGATCGAGAAATTGCTGGATACCCAATGCTTTGATGCCAACGCGGTGGCCTCGCTGGCGACCAATCCCAACCATGTTGAAATCTCGACCAACGTCTACGCTAACCCGACCGCCAAGGCGGCGTGCTGCGATCAGCTGGACGTGGTGATCCTGAGCGCACTGGAAATCGATATGAACTTCAACGTTAACGTGATTACCGGCTCCGACGGCGTAATGCGCGGCGCTTCCGGCGGACACTGCGACGTGGCGACGGCGGCCAACCTGACCATTGTGGTGGCTCCGTTGATCCGTAGCCGTATTCCGACGGTGGTTCGCCATGTCACCACCTGCGTGACGCCGGGCGAAAGTATTGACGTCCTGGTGACCGATCATGGGATTGCGGTGAATCCGGCGCGGCCGGAAGTGGCAGAACAACTCACCGCCGCCGGCTTGACCGTGATGCCGATTGAAGCGCTGTATGAGCGGGCAGTCGCGCTGGTGGGCAAGCCGAAACCGATCGCGTTTCACGACCGCATCGTCGGGGTGATCCGCTATCGCGACGGCAGCGTCATCGACGTTGTGCGTCAGGTGAAAGAGGACGATGAGTAA
- the citE gene encoding citrate (pro-3S)-lyase subunit beta: protein MSTLRRSMLFLPGSSAAMLSNAFIYKPDSIMFDLEDAVSLREKDTARLLVFHALQHPMYQDIETVVRINQLSTPFGLLDLEAAVRGGADVIRLPKTDSTDDVDELEQHLVRIEKACGREVGSTRIMAAIESAVGVINAVSIARSSERMIGIALAAFDYVMDMQTERGDGTELFYARCAVLHAARAAGIDAFDVVYSNVNDEEGFLREVKLIRKLGFNGKSLINPRQIELLHNAYAPTQDEVDYAQLVIKTAEEGERAGLGVISLNGKMIDAPIIDHARRVVELAQASGVRQ from the coding sequence ATGTCGACATTACGCCGCAGTATGCTATTTCTCCCTGGTTCCAGCGCCGCCATGCTCTCCAACGCATTCATCTATAAACCTGATTCGATCATGTTCGACCTGGAAGATGCCGTGTCTCTGCGTGAAAAGGACACCGCGCGTCTGCTGGTGTTCCACGCGCTGCAACACCCGATGTATCAGGACATTGAAACCGTAGTGCGCATTAACCAACTGAGTACGCCGTTCGGGCTGCTGGATCTGGAAGCGGCGGTGCGCGGGGGCGCGGATGTGATTCGTCTGCCGAAAACCGACTCCACCGACGATGTCGACGAGCTGGAACAGCATCTGGTGCGCATTGAAAAAGCGTGTGGTCGCGAAGTGGGATCGACGCGCATCATGGCGGCCATCGAATCCGCCGTCGGCGTTATTAATGCGGTGTCTATCGCGCGGTCCTCCGAGCGCATGATCGGCATCGCGCTCGCCGCCTTCGACTATGTGATGGATATGCAGACGGAACGCGGTGACGGCACCGAGCTGTTCTATGCCCGCTGCGCCGTGCTGCACGCCGCCCGCGCCGCCGGCATCGACGCGTTCGACGTGGTGTACTCCAACGTCAACGATGAAGAGGGCTTCCTGCGGGAGGTCAAGCTGATCCGCAAACTGGGCTTTAACGGGAAATCGCTGATCAATCCGCGTCAGATTGAATTGCTGCACAACGCCTACGCGCCGACACAGGATGAGGTGGACTACGCCCAACTGGTGATCAAGACGGCGGAAGAAGGCGAGCGCGCCGGACTGGGCGTCATCTCGCTCAACGGCAAGATGATTGACGCGCCGATTATCGACCATGCCCGCCGGGTGGTGGAGCTCGCCCAGGCATCGGGTGTGCGTCAGTGA
- the citD gene encoding citrate lyase acyl carrier protein has protein sequence MKIVKEALAGTFESSDLLVKVAPAEGQLTVVINSEVIKQFGDQIKKVVEETLRSLGVEDGTIIVEDKGALDCVIRARVQSAVLRGADARQIEWEKL, from the coding sequence ATGAAGATTGTCAAGGAAGCCTTGGCGGGCACCTTTGAGTCCAGCGATTTGCTGGTCAAAGTCGCCCCTGCGGAAGGTCAGTTAACCGTCGTGATCAACAGTGAAGTCATCAAGCAGTTCGGAGATCAAATCAAAAAAGTCGTCGAAGAAACCCTGCGGTCGCTGGGCGTTGAGGACGGCACCATCATCGTGGAAGACAAGGGCGCGCTGGATTGCGTGATCCGCGCCCGGGTGCAGAGCGCCGTCCTGCGCGGGGCGGATGCCCGGCAGATCGAATGGGAGAAACTCTAA
- the citC gene encoding [citrate (pro-3S)-lyase] ligase translates to MYDDESFFITTLDVKDHAEELEEIRQFLTHCQLGMDNDVNTFVVGRHGGHLVACAGLASNTIKCVAVDPEFRDLNLGVRMVNEVVQLAADRGTFHLFLYTKPDNIAIFRGCGFYPIASYDETAVLMENTPIGIKQYCQTLSALRQPGEHIGSIVMNANPFTLGHRYLAEQAASASDWLHIFVVREDVSFFPYSERLEMVQKGVEHIPNLTVHPGSDYMISKATFPGYFLKEEKLITQAHAAIDLIIFRQYIAPALGINQRFVGTEPFCPVTYQYNQDMHYWLEQDGKVKAPALKVIEIERTCEHSGRAISASEVRKLLKLRQLDPIRDMVPPTTLQHLQRYCEPQYA, encoded by the coding sequence ATGTATGACGATGAGTCTTTCTTTATCACCACACTGGATGTCAAAGACCATGCCGAGGAGTTGGAGGAGATCCGCCAGTTTCTGACACATTGTCAGTTGGGCATGGACAATGACGTGAATACCTTTGTGGTAGGGCGGCACGGCGGTCATCTGGTGGCCTGCGCGGGACTGGCGTCGAACACCATTAAATGCGTGGCGGTAGACCCCGAGTTCAGAGACCTGAACCTGGGGGTGCGGATGGTCAATGAGGTCGTCCAGCTGGCCGCCGATCGCGGCACGTTCCATCTTTTTCTCTATACCAAACCCGACAACATCGCCATTTTCCGCGGCTGCGGATTTTATCCCATCGCCAGCTACGACGAGACGGCGGTGCTGATGGAAAATACGCCGATCGGCATTAAACAGTACTGTCAGACGCTGTCTGCGCTGCGGCAGCCCGGCGAGCACATCGGCTCTATTGTGATGAACGCCAACCCTTTCACGCTGGGTCACCGCTATCTGGCCGAGCAGGCCGCCAGCGCCAGCGACTGGCTGCATATTTTCGTCGTTCGGGAAGACGTCTCTTTCTTTCCGTACAGCGAGCGGCTGGAGATGGTGCAGAAAGGGGTTGAACACATCCCCAATCTGACGGTGCATCCCGGCTCGGACTACATGATTTCCAAAGCCACCTTTCCCGGCTATTTCCTGAAGGAAGAGAAACTGATCACGCAGGCCCATGCGGCCATCGACCTGATTATTTTCCGCCAATACATCGCCCCGGCGCTGGGCATCAACCAGCGTTTCGTCGGGACAGAACCCTTCTGCCCGGTGACGTATCAATACAATCAGGATATGCATTACTGGCTGGAGCAGGATGGCAAAGTGAAGGCGCCTGCGCTCAAGGTAATTGAAATCGAGCGCACCTGCGAACACTCAGGCCGGGCCATCTCCGCCTCGGAAGTCCGAAAACTCTTGAAGCTGCGCCAGCTCGATCCTATCCGGGACATGGTGCCGCCGACCACATTGCAGCATTTACAGCGTTACTGTGAGCCTCAGTACGCGTAA
- a CDS encoding fumarylacetoacetate hydrolase family protein — protein MKLAGYRHNGKDSYGIYTPAGFIDLRSRLGQRYPDLKALLAGNGLAAAKALVDEAPDVAESDVTFLPVIVNPGKILCVGMNYAAKREEFDQADPAPTLFVRFADSQTGHMTDVLKPQFSDEFDYEGELAVVVGRHGQNIAREDALSFVAGYSCYMDGSVRDWQHSWFTAGKNWPKTGAFGPYLTTSDEIPDPQVLDIHTYLNGSQVQDDNTRNMVHKVPELIEYISTFTSLAPGDVIITGSPGGVGKKRHPPLFMRPGDRIEVDIEHLGRLSNTIAEAKSRIDDVQPSSATITH, from the coding sequence ATGAAACTTGCAGGCTACCGCCATAACGGAAAAGACAGCTACGGCATTTATACACCGGCTGGCTTTATCGACCTGCGCAGCAGACTGGGTCAACGTTATCCGGATTTGAAAGCATTACTGGCGGGAAACGGCTTGGCGGCGGCGAAAGCCCTTGTCGATGAAGCGCCTGATGTGGCGGAGTCGGATGTCACTTTCTTACCGGTCATCGTTAACCCAGGGAAAATCTTGTGCGTCGGCATGAATTACGCGGCGAAACGCGAAGAGTTTGATCAGGCCGACCCGGCGCCGACGCTGTTTGTGCGCTTTGCCGACTCTCAGACCGGGCACATGACCGATGTGCTGAAACCCCAGTTCTCGGATGAGTTCGACTATGAGGGCGAGCTGGCGGTGGTTGTCGGTCGTCATGGGCAAAACATCGCTCGTGAGGACGCGCTATCGTTTGTCGCGGGATACAGCTGCTACATGGACGGCTCCGTCCGCGACTGGCAGCACAGCTGGTTCACCGCCGGTAAAAACTGGCCGAAGACCGGCGCGTTTGGTCCTTACCTGACGACGAGCGATGAGATCCCCGACCCGCAGGTACTCGATATACACACCTACCTCAACGGCAGTCAGGTGCAGGACGATAACACTCGCAACATGGTGCACAAGGTGCCGGAACTGATTGAGTACATCAGTACCTTTACTTCGCTGGCGCCGGGTGATGTCATCATCACCGGTTCTCCGGGCGGCGTGGGCAAAAAACGCCATCCTCCACTGTTTATGCGTCCCGGCGATCGCATTGAAGTCGACATCGAGCATCTCGGCAGGTTGAGCAATACCATTGCCGAGGCCAAAAGCCGCATCGATGACGTTCAGCCCTCGTCAGCCACGATCACCCATTGA
- a CDS encoding SDR family oxidoreductase: MKKVSIIGLGWLGMPLALALMGRGYQVAGSKTTNDGVEASRNVGIECYRLRLTPLPECEARELDALLKTDALIVTLPPSKVSQEGARYLDAVQAIVNNALAYGVPRILFTSTTSVYGRTQGTVKENSALQPETATAQSIVELEQWLHALPNTEVDIVRLAGLVGAERHPGRFLAGRRDVPNGSHGVNLVHQEDVVAAILLLLQLPHGGHLYNLCAPLHPSREVFYTAQAQRLHLEPPRFLEGDPAAARLVDGQLICRELGFEYLHPDPMTIPLN; the protein is encoded by the coding sequence ATGAAAAAAGTGTCGATTATCGGATTAGGCTGGCTGGGAATGCCGCTGGCATTGGCGTTGATGGGCCGGGGGTATCAGGTGGCGGGAAGCAAAACGACGAATGACGGCGTAGAAGCGTCGCGCAACGTCGGGATTGAGTGTTACCGCCTGCGCCTGACGCCGCTGCCTGAGTGTGAGGCCCGTGAGCTGGACGCGCTGCTGAAAACGGATGCGCTGATTGTGACGCTGCCGCCGAGCAAGGTGTCACAGGAGGGCGCGCGCTATCTGGATGCGGTGCAGGCGATCGTCAACAACGCGTTGGCCTATGGCGTTCCCCGCATCCTGTTTACCAGCACGACGTCGGTATATGGACGGACTCAGGGCACCGTTAAGGAGAATAGCGCGCTTCAGCCCGAGACCGCGACGGCGCAAAGCATCGTTGAGCTGGAACAGTGGCTGCATGCGCTGCCGAATACGGAGGTGGATATCGTTCGGCTCGCCGGGCTGGTGGGCGCCGAACGTCATCCGGGACGTTTTCTGGCCGGACGACGCGACGTGCCGAATGGTAGCCACGGCGTGAATCTGGTCCATCAGGAGGATGTGGTGGCGGCCATTCTTCTGCTGTTGCAGCTGCCGCATGGCGGGCATCTCTACAACCTGTGCGCGCCGCTGCATCCCTCCCGAGAGGTTTTTTATACGGCGCAGGCGCAGCGCCTGCATTTGGAGCCGCCCCGATTCTTGGAAGGCGACCCGGCGGCGGCGCGTCTCGTCGACGGCCAGCTTATCTGTCGCGAACTGGGATTTGAGTATCTGCATCCGGACCCGATGACTATCCCGCTCAACTGA
- the hisG gene encoding ATP phosphoribosyltransferase, protein MLDKTRLRIAMQKSGRLSDESRELLARCGIKINLQQQRLIAFAENMPIDILRVRDDDIPGLVMDGVVDLGIIGENVLEEELLDRRAQGEDPRYFMLRRLDFGGCRLSLAMPLDEEYAGPQCLQNKRIATSYPHLLKQYLDKQDINFKSCLLNGSVEVAPRAGLADAICDLVSTGATLEANGLREVEVIYRSKACLIQRDGEMPAEKQQLIDKLLTRMQGVIQARESKYIMLHAPSERLDEIISLLPGAERPTILPLAGEKSRVAMHMVSSETLFWETMEKLKALGASSILVLPIEKMME, encoded by the coding sequence ATGCTGGATAAAACACGTTTACGCATTGCGATGCAGAAATCAGGCCGTTTGAGCGACGAGTCTCGCGAGTTACTGGCCCGCTGCGGTATTAAAATCAATTTACAGCAGCAGCGTCTCATTGCTTTTGCTGAGAATATGCCCATTGATATCCTGCGCGTTCGCGATGACGATATCCCGGGGCTGGTCATGGACGGCGTCGTCGATCTGGGCATCATCGGCGAAAACGTGCTGGAGGAAGAGTTACTCGACCGTCGCGCTCAGGGCGAAGACCCGCGCTACTTTATGCTGCGCCGTCTGGATTTCGGCGGCTGTCGCCTGTCGCTGGCGATGCCGCTGGATGAGGAATACGCCGGTCCTCAGTGCCTGCAAAACAAGCGCATCGCCACGTCTTACCCCCACCTCCTGAAACAGTACCTCGATAAGCAAGACATCAACTTCAAATCCTGCCTGCTGAATGGCTCCGTTGAAGTCGCGCCCCGCGCGGGTCTGGCCGACGCCATCTGCGACCTGGTGTCGACCGGGGCAACGCTGGAAGCCAACGGTCTGCGCGAAGTCGAAGTGATTTACCGCTCCAAAGCCTGCCTGATTCAGCGCGATGGCGAAATGCCGGCGGAAAAACAGCAGTTGATCGACAAACTGCTGACCCGTATGCAGGGCGTGATTCAGGCCCGCGAATCCAAATACATCATGCTGCACGCGCCCAGCGAACGTCTGGACGAAATCATCTCTCTGCTGCCGGGCGCCGAGCGTCCCACCATTTTGCCGCTGGCCGGAGAGAAAAGCCGCGTCGCCATGCACATGGTGAGCAGCGAAACCCTGTTCTGGGAAACGATGGAAAAACTGAAAGCCCTGGGCGCCAGCTCTATTCTGGTGCTGCCGATTGAGAAGATGATGGAGTAA
- the hisD gene encoding histidinol dehydrogenase, with product MANSFETLIDWQACSEQERQQLLTRPAISASDRITAIVSDVLDRVKAEGDSALRDFSARFDKVQVNNLRISQQEIDAAADRLGDDIKQAMAIAIRNIKTFHEAQQLPPVDVETQPGVRCQQLTRPIANVGLYIPGGSAPLLSTVLMLATPATIAGCNRVILCSPPPIADEILYAAQLCGVQEVFQLGGAQAVAAMAFGTKSIPKMDKIFGPGNAYVTEAKRQVSQRLDGAAIDMPAGPSEVLVIADSGATPDFIASDLLSQAEHGPDSQVILLTPDRDLALAVTVAVEQQLRQLPRRDIAAQALASSRVIVTRDLAQCVEISNQYGPEHLIIQTRNARDLVDDVISAGSVFLGDWSPESAGDYASGTNHVLPTYGYTATYSSLGLADFQKRMTVQQLTPQGLLALAPAVEVMAQAEQLTAHKNAVSLRVAALKEQA from the coding sequence ATGGCGAACAGCTTCGAAACACTGATTGATTGGCAGGCCTGCTCAGAACAAGAGCGGCAACAATTACTGACCCGTCCGGCGATTTCCGCGTCTGACCGCATTACCGCTATTGTCAGCGACGTTTTGGATCGTGTGAAAGCCGAAGGCGACAGCGCCCTGCGCGACTTCAGCGCCCGGTTCGACAAAGTGCAGGTGAACAACCTGCGCATCAGTCAGCAGGAAATAGACGCCGCGGCCGATCGTCTGGGCGATGACATCAAACAGGCGATGGCGATTGCCATACGCAATATCAAAACGTTCCACGAAGCGCAGCAGTTGCCGCCGGTGGACGTTGAAACCCAGCCGGGCGTTCGCTGCCAGCAGCTGACCCGCCCAATCGCCAACGTCGGGCTTTATATTCCGGGGGGATCTGCCCCCCTGCTCTCGACGGTACTGATGTTGGCGACGCCAGCAACTATCGCAGGCTGCAACCGCGTTATTCTATGCTCTCCGCCGCCGATTGCGGATGAAATTCTGTATGCGGCGCAGCTGTGCGGCGTGCAGGAAGTCTTCCAACTGGGCGGCGCGCAGGCGGTAGCGGCCATGGCGTTCGGCACCAAAAGTATTCCCAAGATGGATAAGATTTTCGGTCCCGGCAATGCCTACGTGACCGAAGCCAAACGTCAGGTGAGTCAGCGTCTGGATGGCGCAGCGATCGATATGCCCGCCGGTCCTTCCGAAGTGCTGGTGATTGCCGACAGCGGCGCGACGCCAGACTTCATCGCTTCCGACCTACTCTCTCAGGCAGAGCACGGTCCTGACTCGCAGGTGATTCTGCTGACGCCGGATCGCGATCTGGCTCTGGCCGTCACCGTAGCGGTCGAACAGCAGCTCCGTCAGCTTCCGCGCCGCGACATCGCCGCGCAGGCGCTGGCCAGCAGCCGCGTGATTGTCACCCGCGACCTGGCTCAGTGCGTGGAGATCAGCAACCAGTACGGCCCTGAACACTTAATCATCCAGACCCGCAATGCCCGCGATCTGGTCGACGACGTCATCAGCGCCGGTTCCGTCTTCCTCGGCGACTGGTCTCCGGAGTCCGCGGGCGACTATGCCTCCGGCACCAACCACGTCCTACCGACCTATGGCTATACCGCCACCTATTCCAGTCTGGGACTGGCGGATTTCCAGAAACGGATGACCGTTCAGCAATTAACACCGCAGGGCCTGCTGGCGCTGGCGCCGGCGGTCGAAGTCATGGCGCAGGCGGAGCAACTGACCGCCCACAAAAACGCCGTCTCCCTGCGCGTCGCGGCCCTGAAGGAGCAAGCATGA
- the hisC gene encoding histidinol-phosphate transaminase → MSIENLARENVRQLTPYLSARRLGGSGDVWLNANEYPQEPEYQLTLPTLNRYPECQPKRVIERYAGYAGVRPEQVLASRGADEGIELLIRAFCEPGKDAILFCPPTYGMYAVSAETFGVERRMAQSTADWQLDMDSIERQLDNVKVIYVCSPNNPTGNLVNPKDLRRLLELAQDKALVVIDEAYIEFCPEASTVSWLADYPHLVILRTLSKAFALAGLRCGFTLANEDVIQLLLKVIAPYPLSLPVADIAAQALSDAGIAKMKKNVAGILENRRWLADALRPLDCVESVFPSESNYLLVKFDPTTQVFKSLWDQGIILRDQNKQPGLAGCLRITVGTRYECERVIAALQALSGITTA, encoded by the coding sequence ATGAGCATCGAAAATCTGGCACGCGAAAACGTCCGTCAGTTGACGCCCTACCTGTCGGCCCGCCGACTGGGCGGCAGCGGCGACGTCTGGCTAAACGCCAACGAATATCCTCAGGAGCCGGAATACCAGCTCACGCTGCCGACGCTGAACCGTTATCCGGAATGCCAGCCGAAACGGGTGATCGAACGCTACGCGGGCTATGCAGGCGTCCGACCGGAGCAAGTGCTGGCTAGCCGCGGGGCGGATGAAGGCATCGAACTGCTGATCCGCGCCTTCTGCGAACCCGGTAAAGACGCCATTCTATTCTGCCCGCCGACCTATGGCATGTACGCGGTCAGCGCCGAAACGTTTGGTGTCGAACGCCGCATGGCGCAGAGCACCGCGGACTGGCAGCTGGATATGGACTCGATCGAACGTCAGCTCGACAACGTCAAGGTGATCTACGTTTGCAGCCCGAACAACCCGACGGGCAACCTGGTCAACCCTAAAGATCTGCGCCGCCTGCTGGAACTGGCGCAGGACAAGGCGCTGGTCGTTATCGATGAAGCCTACATCGAGTTCTGTCCGGAGGCGTCTACCGTCAGTTGGCTGGCAGACTATCCTCATCTGGTGATCCTGCGCACGTTGTCCAAAGCATTCGCGCTGGCAGGGCTGCGCTGCGGCTTCACGTTGGCGAACGAAGACGTTATTCAACTGCTGTTGAAGGTGATTGCCCCCTACCCGCTCTCTTTGCCGGTCGCGGACATCGCCGCTCAGGCGTTGAGCGACGCGGGTATCGCCAAAATGAAGAAGAACGTCGCCGGGATACTGGAAAACCGTCGCTGGCTGGCCGACGCGCTGCGGCCGCTCGACTGCGTGGAATCGGTTTTCCCCAGCGAAAGCAACTACCTGCTGGTGAAGTTCGACCCGACGACCCAGGTGTTCAAATCTCTGTGGGATCAAGGCATTATTCTGCGCGACCAAAATAAACAGCCCGGGCTGGCCGGCTGCCTGCGTATTACCGTCGGCACCCGCTACGAATGCGAACGCGTTATCGCGGCCCTGCAGGCGCTTTCCGGCATCACCACCGCTTAA